The Candidatus Micrarchaeota archaeon nucleotide sequence AATATGCCATTAGATGGCGCACCCGTTCCTGAACGGGCTGATATAATATTAAATATTTTTTCAATACAGATTCTAGTGCGGTGCTCGGAGATGACATTGTATTATACTGGAAGGGGCGACGGCGGGTCAAGCAACCTGATAGGAGGGCCCCCTATCGCCAAGGACGATCCCGTTTTTGACATAATCGGGGACATGGACGAGCTGAACAGCTTCATAGGCGTTGCAATGCTCTATGTCAACGATACTGCGATAATGCGCGACCTTACGACAATACAGGACGACATTTTCTCCATATCCGCGATGCTTGCAAACATGCGCGGTAGCACAAGCATCGAGAAGCTCAGGGTCCCTGAAACAAAAATGCTCGAGGACGAGATGGCAAGGCTCGGCAAATCGCTTCCGGAGCTCAGGAAATTCGTGCTTCCGGGTGGGAGCAGGCCCTCTTCCTACCTGCACGTCGCAAGGGCTATAGCGAGGAGGGTCGAGCGCAGGCTTGTTGCCTTCCGCAAAGTGCACGAGCTCGATAACGGAATGGTTAAATACGCCAACAGGCTGTCATCCTTCCTTTTCGTAGCTGCGCTTTACATGAACAGCGAGGAAAGCATAAGCGAGAAGAATCCGGAATACGGCAAGCAGCGCTAGTCGCAATTGCGGCCGTTGAGCTCCGGCCTCTTGAGCCTGAGCT carries:
- a CDS encoding cob(I)yrinic acid a,c-diamide adenosyltransferase; translation: MTLYYTGRGDGGSSNLIGGPPIAKDDPVFDIIGDMDELNSFIGVAMLYVNDTAIMRDLTTIQDDIFSISAMLANMRGSTSIEKLRVPETKMLEDEMARLGKSLPELRKFVLPGGSRPSSYLHVARAIARRVERRLVAFRKVHELDNGMVKYANRLSSFLFVAALYMNSEESISEKNPEYGKQR